The nucleotide window GGCAGCGAGGGGTTAGTTAAGCTAGCCGCGGGGCCCCGCAGCCGGTGAGCGTAACACAACTacatcgcagctcagcaaatctcAACAGGTGACAATAAACGAAGTTCTGCCCAcaatactgcctgagcccttaTGGCATGTGGTCTAATCTTGTTGCAGAGCACACCCTCCAGCCTTGTTAGGAGTGCGGAGGCGCGGTTCCATCTAAGGTAggatggctcagggaggagccccaagacacaccgcggatACGAGCACGGGtgaagcaggagcaaggctggaacaggaacaaggcaggctcagacctccactggacctacatacatcaatgagacccagcaacgcaatgcagatctcgagagtagccctctggccactcgatataccttccggacccgccacttgggaacggcgagtgcatgaggccagacggaggctgagggcaggaaacaggacaagacaggaactcaggaactagaAAAactcggacgaagactcaggatactcggaagactcggacgaagactcagatactcaggagactcagacaaagactagGATACTCAAACGACTCGGAGGACTCGGACAAGAATTCAGGTTGCTCGGatgtttcaggcaaggattcaggagtcaggcgaaagtactgggtgagaactgcatcgcagcgagCCCTACACAGCCGCGCATGGCTGGTCGCGGGCCACGCTAAACGctaagcagactccagacgaggtaATGGAAGATGAGACTAGAACATAATGAAAATTcaatagaggcctgcaccggggggcgccctacacagccgcctgtggctggttgcagaccacgctgaagcggagcaggttctggcagagtcttagtcATGGATGGATGCAGACACAAGGGACTCCGAaaaccgggacaggattcaaaactcaggatactcagaagaaaggcattaaaaacagaagttttCTGGAGGTTAGCGCTGCAGAAacgaagaaggccttgtaccacgaagcaccctccccgtgggctggtcacagaccatgacatggcatgccaagagaggtggacagacaagggacctgggaactggacgaagagctgaagatgagacggaaggagtcaagacaggaacatcggacatcaggaacaaagaACATGGCATCTCAGGACACAgggcatcaggacatctggacacagaacatctggaacagaagacaggtgACGAGGGAGCTCCAATGAGAGACGAGACCGAgaacatcaaggagacgaagttcaggaacatgaagaacatggaatgaagatccatcaaggcacaggaagaccacggaggacctggatccacagaagaccacagacgctgtgaagactggatccgaaggcactgaggaacaGGAGCAaagccttttatagggctgaagcagacaaaggttgatgatgtcatccgttggggctgcagggcttttcctgccgctgaCCCTTCAAATACTGAAAAGAGGTGCGCGCCTGCACCTATGCAGAAGCAGGACAGCATCGGCAGCGTTCCTGACGCTTGGGAGGCCCGAAGGACAGAGGCGTCGGTGGCGGCAGCCCTGCCACGAAGAGATGaagcaggcagcaggagcagctctGTGCCGCAAAGAGGAGACTCCTGGCGGCAGCGCTAGGACCGCAGGGGAGCCAGGAGCGACACAGCTTGGCCTGCCGAGGGACGGCGTCAGCAGCGGCCTGGCTGGCTGCATTCGAGGAAGCAGGTAGGTGGGGGACTGCCTGCGGCTCgtgggcaggatcacaacagtaccctcccttcAAAGACACCCTCCCCAAGCCTCTTGTCAACAACTTGGAAGGGTGAAGGTATACTCCATACCGTCAGGAAGAAATCAAGGGTCCAAGGACAGAAGCTGGAACTTCTTGGCGAGGAACTGTAGCGATGGAAATACTTGTAGCTGAAgataaaacataagaagttgaaGATCCAGGCAATACATAGACAAAACACTGAAGACATGAAACAAACAGGATACAGGATTTGCAGGACAGCAAGGCTTGCATCTCACATTCTAGTAGTCAAGGTGGCAAAAATTGATGACAAGGTGTCCAGGATAACAGGAGGCACAAATGAAGATAGCATCTTGAAGTAAGGACCAGTTCTTGGTTCAGGGTAGTCAGAACAAGGGTGGCAAGTAGACAAGTGTCATCTTCACGGTGGAAGCATTGGTGAAGACAGATCAGGCTTCAAGCTGGATATTTAGATGCGAAGATGAAACTCCAGGAGAGTACGTAGATGAATTTTCAAGCGCCACTTGCTTTTGGATAGGCAGAGGTACCAGGAGGACTCAGATGGAACTAGTAGTCCAACGCACATTGCACAGGAGGTGAACAAGCGGATTCTGGAGGTAGCTTTAATTTTTCAAAGATGGTTGGTTCATAGCTGAAGGAAACAAGTACGAAGAAGCTCAAGATTGCTGCTTCCAAGCTTTGCAAGGCCAGATGAGAGAAGTCTCTACAGTTTGATAAAGGAGAGAATTGcaacttgggaaaatccatgtgtTGCTATGGGCTCTCACATGGTGGTAACGTTATTCTAAAAAGGAGCTTGGCAATCGGTAGATGTCGCTGTGGTACTTTATGCAAGAAACTGTTTGGTTAAAGGGGAATACCCAGATGACTGTGAAAATGAAGTATCTTTCAGGATTGAGTCAAAGAGCCACTTAAGGTAGATGAAGCTTCAGGAGACAAGGCTCGAAGAAAGCAGAGGATTCCAATGGGTACGTAAGCGAATCCCTATGGGTAGATGGTCAAAGTGCAGCCGATGGTAAACATCCCTGTGTTGTAAGTTTGACATGGTTATGGACCCTTGGCTGCTATatcgatgactcctcccatggggaggggccccgtggggaaatACAGCTGTAGGCTGACTCTTCAGTAACAACACAGAGTAAggaaactttattatacagcaaataGGCAGTCCCTGTGGAGCGGGAAGTCCTCTTCAGCCAAGGAATTAACTCAGATGTCAGAGTTAGTTCAGGCACTGATGAAGTAAGCGCAGAGAAGATCTCACCCGATGCTGGGTAGTGaggggtccggtagtggtccgcagagcggggtaggcTGAGAACCCAGTCACAGATGATGCAGCCAGCGAtgacagatctggtagtggtccgcggagcagggtacgccgagaatctgttctgtggtgagacaaggtAGAGAGACTGAAGCGTGAAGGTACTCACAAGGTGGTAATGCTGATGAAGAGGTGATCTCCGCAGTGCGAAGGTAGTGATGAGACAAGGCCCAGGCACCAGTGCCGGGGGTCCTTGGTAGAGATAGGTTGACCTAGGAAGTAGACAGGAACGAAGCAaaccctcgtggagcaagtacctgtAGGCGTCCTTGAGGTGAAGGGTAAGCTGCAGAGAGATAGGAGCTAAACAAGACCCATGAGGAGCGGGCAAAAATTTCCAGGCAAAATCAAGGCTagcaaaaatgtccaaaaaactgGAGCCCTTCACAggcacagctcaccgagctcatggccttcggatcctgttgcAGAGCACTCCCTCAGCCCTGTTAGGAACGCGGAGCAGCGGTCCCATCTAAGGTacgatgtgagcccttgggtcgcggcatggctcagggaggagccccaagacactccgcgagaggtgagcaggtacgagCATGGGtgaagcaggagcaaggctggactgaagacaaggcgaggattatCTGCAACAgaagcaaggcaggctcagacctccactggacctacacgcaccaatgagaaccagcaatgcaatgctggtctcgagagtagccctccagccactcgttAGCTCTtccggacctgctgcttgggaacggcgagtgcgtgaggccagacgaaggctgagggcaggaaagaggacaaagcactccagcttttaatctgtaaaatctctctcttttggagttagctggcataaATAATCTGGTCaaatttggagttagctggcataaataatctggtcaaatttttatattggggcataaagtctGTTTTAAAGCAATTGATCAAAAAGGACAGATACACTTCCAGAAGTGACCTCATctaactggattgggtgtgtctcagaccttgggggaggtaaagttagtgagaaggagagccattgtggtcagtgaagaggcTGGAGTATATATTTGGTCTGGTTCTTTGCTAATTcgtttgctttaagattcagtatacctgcatttctcttattgtagagCTATCTTTATAATGTTTAACATTGGCACATAAGTACTGAGAGATCATTTAATAGAGGACTATTATTGCTccaggaagtgccctgctttacccagcttgtcccagattacactgtttgactccctcccaccctacccctctacccacccacccctggggcttgttttctaataaagactgcctaacttaacaTTAGCAGCAAGATACATTAGTACATTGAtaagtcaaggaaatacaaatcatatcttaccaaaatgaggactatccaatgtaactgctgtggagcctgtattctgagggaaagcatctggaaacttagagcttgcccaatttgtacacaactctcttccttgaaaaaggagctgactgaggttaaagctcaattagcttcaattacaagtattacacccacattgcattactcagaaattaattccccaatatcacagaaaaaccaagagtcaagaaaaggagattcattaggctcaggtaggacccacagtcacccattcttgacgaATGGACAGCCAACAGATACAGCCctccactcaaacaggtcattaagaaattctttaaaatccaggattacagtgggctctggtagaattagacctgtgatgaggagacacacaatgtaccaaatgcaaaaagaacaaaaagccttctctatattaaaaactaatgaagttcttgagaaaaacattgaagtgttaccagaaaagagaaaaaaaacacaatgcatgcagaatatcaagttccataaccaaaagaaaaatctaattgagatggataactctgtcaacagtggcacaactacaaaaagaaagagtgaagggaataacaaatctcaactaatatcttataaggagtccaggaaaagcaataaccttaaagagagtacctggaaggctatgaccacaaatgctcatagtttgggaaataaaatcccagatctacaggccctaatgacagaggcagaattggacattgttgctatcacagagacatggttcactgaatctcatgaatgggatacaacaataccaggctataacttgttaaggaaggacagagtggatagaaaagggggaggtgtggctctttatgtcagaaacaacatccaagcatctgagctgcaaggaagttggggcaaggaagaagcactatgggtcgacctaaaaaaagatgacggagcatccatttatattggagtggtttacaggcctccaaaccaaaaggaagagctggacagagatctggttgaagacatccataagataggtaagaagggagaagtggtgatcgtgggtgactttaatatgccagatgtagactggaaaatcccatctgcagaaactaaaaatagtagagcgatagtggatgccatgcaagtaactttgttcaaacaaatggtgttggaacccacgagagaaggagctatactcgacttagtgctcactaatggagataatgtctccgatgtccaggtgggcacccacctcagcaccagtgatcatcaaacgatatggtttaatatcactaaaagaatagggaaaagaaccacaaagacccgagttttacagttcaaaaacacagactttgaggaaatggggaagtacctggaggaagaactaaaaggatgggagaatgaaagagatgtggatcagcagtggaccaatctaaaaggagcaatcaccaaggcaactgctctatatgttagaaatgtaaagaaaagcaaaagaaaattgaaacctatctggttctcaaaggaggtggctgacaaaattaaagctaaaagaacagcattcaaaaaatacaaaagatcccaaagggaggagcacaaagaagaatatttgtttcaactgagggagacgaagaaattaatcaagttggcaaaaagtcaagcggaagagaggattgccaaggagataaaaaatggtgacaaaacatttttcagatacatcagcgaaaagagaaaggtccaaagtggtatagtgaaattgaaaggtggtaatgatcaatgtgtggagagagatgaagaaatggcagaaatattaaacgaatacttcagctctgtgttcactaaagaagaccctggagaaggaccatctctacacaacaagaaactggagggaagtggaatagatgaaaatccatttacagtagataatgtatgggaagagctaaagaatctgaaagtggagaaagctatggggcctgatgggattcatccaaggatactgagggagctcagagatgttctggcgggtccgctgtgtgacctgttcaatagatccctagaaacaggagtggtaccaagagattggagaagagcggtggtggtcccgcttcacaagagtgggaacagggaggaggctggcaactacagaccggttagcctcacttcggtggtgggaaaagtaatggagtcactgctgaaagagagaatagtgaactatctacagtcaggagaattaatggaccagaggcaacatggattcaccaggggaagatcctgtcagacaaatctgattgacttttttgactgggtaaccaaagaattggatcaaggcagagcgctcgatgtcatctacttggatttcagcaaagcttttgatacggttccgcacaggagactggtgaataaaacgagaagcttaggagtgagggccgaggtggtgacctggattgcaaattggtggacggacagaagacaatgtgtgatggtaaacggaactttctctgaagagagagcggttttaagtggtgtaccacaaggatcggttttgggaccggtcctgttcaatatctttgtgagcgacattgcggacgggatagaaggtaaggtttgtctttttgcggatgacactaagatctgcaacagagtggacacgccggaaggagtggagagaatgagacgggatttaaggaaactggaagagtggtcgaagatatggcagctgagattcaatgccaagaagtgcaaagtcatgcatatggggagtggaaatccaaatgaactgtattcgatggggggggaaaggctgatgtgcacggagcaggagagggaccttggggtgatagtgtctaatgatatgaagtctgcgaaacaatgtgacaaggcgatagcaaaagccagaagaatgctgggctgcatagagagaggaatatcgagtaagaaaagggaagtgattattcccttgtacaggtccttggtgaggcctcacctggagtactgtgttcagttctggagaccgtatctacaaagagacaaagacaagatggaagcggtacagagaagggcaaccaagaaggtggaggatcttcatcggatgacgtacgaggagagattgaagaatctaaatatgtacaccctggaggaaaggaggagcaggggtgatatgattcagactttcagatacttgaaaaactttaatgatccaaagacaacgacaaaccttttcagacggaaaaaaatcagcagaaccagaggtcacgagctgaggctccggggaggaagactaagaaccaatgtcaggaagtatttcttcacggaaagggtggtggatgcctggaatgcccttccggaggaagtggtgaagtctaaaactgtgaaagacttcaaaggggcgtgggataaacactgtggatccatcaagtctagtgggcataaatatagaggaggtggtaaaacactgcacggagcggcagtagccacagaggcattcacggagcgggatgccagtggcaagtagttgttccaccttcaggcagcaaaatactgcacggagcggcagtagccacagaggcattcacggagcgggatgccagtggtttgtgttccaccttcacggagcggaaggttggagggctgccatctccaaaaaaacaaaaaacaaaaaaacaaaaacaaaaaaacaaaaaacaaacaagcaaaacagaggtgggtaagagtatggggcaggggtgtggccgtttattgtggcagttgctacccctgattgaactggatgttcattgggatgcggatacggcactgctctctgcattggtggaggggtggaagggaattggggccggagggtgctggaagccaatagtgacgggggagggggagaaaaaaaggggtgggggggaagataaaaaaaaaaaaatggataaactgcgtagcttgctgggcagactggatgggccgtttggtcttcttctgccgtcatttctatgtttctatgtttctatataggaactcaggaactaggaagactcggacgaagactcaggatactcggaagactcggacgaagacttgGTTACTTaggagacgaagactcaggatactcaaacaaggactcaggatactcagacgactcggaggactcagacaaggattcagaaaactcagacaaggattcaggttgctcgaaagtttcaggcaaggattcaggagtcaggcgaaagtactgtgtgagaactgcatcgcagcgcgccctacacagccgcccatggctggtcgcggaccccGCTGAAAGTGAACCAGACTCCAAACGAGGtaatggaacttgagactggaacatgacgaatattcagtagaggcctgcaccagagAGAGCCCTACCAGCCGCCTGtagctggtcgtggaccacactgaagcggagcaggttctggcagagtcttaggcatggacggatgcagacacaagggactccgaagaccgggacaggattcaagattcaggatactcagaagcaaggcattaaaaacagaagtctttcggaggcttgtgctgcagacgagaagaaggccttgtaccacgaagcgaCTTACAGAGCCTCCCCGTGGGCTGTTCACAGACCACGACATTGCAagccaagagaggtggacagacaagggacctgggaactggacgaagagctgaagataagACAGAtggagtcaagacaggaacatcggacatcaggaacaaagaacatggcatcaaaggacatgggacatcaggacacggaacatctggaacatcaggaacagaagacaggcgaAGAGGGAGCTCCAATGAGAGACGAGACTAGGAACATTAAggagacgaagttcaggaacatgaagaacatgaaacaaagatccatcaagaaacaggaagaccacggaggccctggatccacagaagaccacagacactgtgaagactggatccgaaggcactgaggaacagcagcaaggcccttttatagggctgaagcagacaaagGTTGATGTCATCCGTTGGCAccgcagggcttttcctgccgctggccctttaaatactggaCAGGCGCACGCCCGCACCTATTCAGAAGCAGGACTGCATCGGTGGCATTCCTGCCGCGTGAGAGGCCCGAAGGACAACGGCGTCGGCAGCCCTGCAGTGAAGAGATGAAGCAGGCAGCAGAAGCGGCTCCGTGCCATGAAGAGGAGACTCCTGGCAGCGGCGCTAGGACTGCGGGGGAGCCAGGAACAATGCGGCTCGGCCTAGCTGGCCGCGTTCAAGGAAGAAGATAGGTGGGGGACTACCCACGgctcgcgggcaggatcacaacaaatCTGCTTCGACAAACGAATCTCTGCAGCCATATAGGCGGCTGTAATGACCTCCTCACCATGAAGCTCAAACAGGTGATCAGACTTCCGGTCAGCTTTAGTAAACTCCAAGTACCACAGCAAATGTTGCTTGATGTCCAAAGTACACAAAAGACAATACTcactttcatctctgtccctgtccaagatAGGCaggaaaatggactgattcaaatgaaactctgaaaccacttctGGCAAAAAAAGGGCAAAGTCCAAAGCTGTACTGCTCCTAGAGTCATACGCAGAAAGGGCTCACAGCAAGAAagggcctgcagtttggaaactcGATGTGCAGAACAACATGAGTGGAAGGGCTGAATTAGGAAGTGGGGGTGCCTGTTCTTTGCTCTTTTACCACAGTCTCACctccctgttccctgcaggctgcctgcaGGGGAGGAGTTGGGCAGGGCACCACTGCCTGTTAAATCTGAAAAATAGTGAAACAATGTTCCAGGCTATTtctccacaaattaagccctgttcTAGAGACTTGACGGGTAAGATGTAATGCCCAAAATTGCAGAGTAATACATTGGGGGGGCAAATGACCAAGGGAGAAAAGAGAGTGAAGGTTTTCTGTACACAAAAGTAAGATCTGGAAATTATGATAGTCAAACAGGTGGAGaaaatgacagcaaaagccagaaaattgCTTTGGTGTATAGCAAGAGGAatagtcagcaaaaaaaaaagaggtgattatagtccctggtgagaccgcactcgaaatactgtgtgcagttctggaaagcgcaccttcaaaaggatataaacaggatagagttggtccagagggaggctactaaaatatTCACTGGTCTCATCATAAAGCAAATGGGAAGCTCCCAGCAGATACCAAAGAAGTCAGCCATTCCTTGTTTGAACTGAAAACCACTGACAGCCTGCTCTCACCTAAGAGTTATCCTTCCGCAGTCAGGTCTCCCACAGCATTGCTCCACAGTCACGGCCCCGCGATATCCCTCCGCTCACTCAGCCCGCTTGAGGGCCTTGCCAGGGGAAAGGTCGCGCGAGTATCGCGAGAGTCCAAGCACGCACGCACGCTCGGCCTCCGCGGAGGCAGACCGCTATCAGTTTCGCGGGATCCCTCCGCgggggtcactttttttttttttttttaaacctgtccTGCCAGAGGATTTCGCGCGCTATTTAATGGCGGCCGGGGGGGCTGGTGGCCCTGCGATATTATTTTCCGTGGCCACGGGATGGCGGCGGCTGCGGTACTGGCGTTGTCGGTAGTAGCCGCGGCCAACTCTTCGGCTGTGCGGGAGGGCCCCGGCCTgtgggcggcggcggcggggccCTGGTGCGGCGGACGGGCCCTGAAGGTGGGCGTCATCACCGTGCTGGGCGCCCTCATCATCCTGGGCAACGGCTTCGTGCTGCTGGTGATCGCCTCCTCGGTGGCGGGCTGGTCGCGCAGCAGCCGCCACGTGCTGCTCTCGCTGACGGGCGCCGACGCGGCCCTGGCCCTGCTGGTGGTGCCGCTCAACCTGTACGGCAGCCTGGCGCTGGGCGAGGCGGAGGCCCCGCGGGGCCCCTACTGTCACGTGGTGGCCTTCCTGAACGCCTGCGTCTTCGCCTCCTCCATGTACGCGCTGGCCTCCATCAGCCTGGAGCGCTACGTGGCCGTCTTCTTCCCGCTGCGCTACGGGCGGCTGATGAGCCGGCGGCGGGTGCGACTGCTCATCGCCGCCGCCTGGCTGCTGCCGCCCGCCCTGCTCTTCCCCATCGCCATCCCTGGCGGCGCCGTGGTGCGCGTCTACTTCTCGCGGGCCTCGCTGCTCTGCAGCCCGGACTACGCCAGCAAcgtggcctactcgctgctgctCACCTCCCTCATGTTCTTCCCCTGCTCGGCCATCGTCACCGTGGCCAACGTGCGCCTGTGGCTGGCGGCCCGCTGGCAGCGCCACCGCCTGGGGCCCGGCACTCGCGACGCCGCCTCCCGCGTCCTGCTGCCCGTCGTGCTCGTCTTCCACGCCTGCTGGGTGCCCTGCATGATCACCATCCTCTACAACGGTGAGtaccagggagggagggagggggcgtcgCGCCGGCCGGGCTTCTCTCCTAGCAGTGCTGCTGTCGAGGCCCCGCGGGCATGGCTGATCTGCTATTGCGCTTAGACCATGGAGGGCTGGTACTAGCCCTAACGAAAGCGTATGAGATGGGGTTTGTATACAGTTGAAACAGTGTCCCTTCAAAACTTTCCTGTGTGTTCATTAAGCATTTCATGAAAAACCTAAGAACGCAAATGCTGCTTTGCTTGtctctgaaagatggtataacaAGTTCTGGGTTAGACTCTGGATCCATCaggcccactatcctgtttcaacagtggtcaatccaggttttAAATACCTGAGTGGATTGGAGCTCTCAACTTCTGCAATTGGGCAGCCAAGCTTTTTAAGCGGACTGTGGGTTGCTGCCTGGCAGATTGGGTACTTAAAATGACTcctatttatataaatatatgtgtTCATCTTATTTTCTGTAGTGCATTTTGTggttggctaaaagacaggaaacacaatttgattaaatggacaattttctcagtggaaggaagtgggcagtggagtgcctcagagatctgtattgggacccatacttttcaatatatttataaatgacctggaaaggaatacgacgagtgaggtaatcaaatttgcagatgatacaaaattgttcagagtagttaaatcacaagcagattgtgataaattgcaggaagaccttgtgagactggaatattgggcatccaaatggcagatgaaatttaatgtggataagtgaaaggtgatgcatatagggaaaaataatccatgctatagttacacaatgttaggttccatattaggagctactacccaagaaagatctagtcgtcatagtggataacacattgaaatcggttcagtgtgct belongs to Rhinatrema bivittatum chromosome 7, aRhiBiv1.1, whole genome shotgun sequence and includes:
- the LOC115094929 gene encoding adenosine receptor A2b-like, which encodes MAAAAVLALSVVAAANSSAVREGPGLWAAAAGPWCGGRALKVGVITVLGALIILGNGFVLLVIASSVAGWSRSSRHVLLSLTGADAALALLVVPLNLYGSLALGEAEAPRGPYCHVVAFLNACVFASSMYALASISLERYVAVFFPLRYGRLMSRRRVRLLIAAAWLLPPALLFPIAIPGGAVVRVYFSRASLLCSPDYASNVAYSLLLTSLMFFPCSAIVTVANVRLWLAARWQRHRLGPGTRDAASRVLLPVVLVFHACWVPCMITILYNVITQDRVPEWVEFVALWLPSGNGFLNCFVYFWINRSFRHKFQQLGRKLCLWEFHCTHSKGTKGPLSTSTISAVVDCSCKNTLVLPERSCSVSSTCVLLPQATETMM